One window from the genome of Sulfurimonas hongkongensis encodes:
- a CDS encoding DUF945 family protein, which produces MKKFLIILFIIVGVVALLPIIGNSVAQKALKENVDLFCANGVEIQNETSYSTYLKTKNHYEFILRDAPKFVKFINQYSDAQLPPYVEAAIGGVTIGVDIEYSNFPISSKIVLDIYPITLPKELEQELKQQSLNFYNYVDKLLQAKGVLYHMNYYTSEDIFDGFIKDIDEKYVFDNGNEMIFKLLHATYYGEGPIIAPKNLHTNIAEIAINVIEKESDETIIFRAKDLKSASTFESQSTYASSASLKSFSFLLKEQQKKKLGASLDDFKVNISSNVQASAGEFYTKMSLKEMEINTKDIHSIKVSDINYDISLDGVDKDSFEEFRVLTSHANVTNSPDYEQKLQKIVVKLLSKGLSLSIPDMSIKKVLLDNKESIDGFNFMARMTLNENPNLEQDLKMSPNKILESINLASTLSLSKVLFTFINENVLLMGLISPFAKEEEDKMIFKIKLNAGALSINDRVIN; this is translated from the coding sequence ATGAAAAAGTTTCTTATCATATTATTTATAATTGTTGGGGTGGTAGCTCTTCTTCCCATCATCGGCAACAGCGTGGCACAAAAAGCGCTAAAAGAAAACGTCGATCTTTTTTGTGCAAATGGAGTCGAGATACAAAATGAAACTTCGTACTCTACTTATCTTAAAACAAAAAATCATTATGAATTCATACTAAGAGATGCGCCAAAGTTTGTAAAGTTTATAAACCAATATTCAGATGCACAGCTACCTCCTTATGTTGAAGCGGCTATTGGTGGTGTAACTATTGGCGTAGATATAGAGTATAGCAACTTTCCCATAAGCTCCAAAATAGTTCTTGATATCTACCCTATAACACTTCCAAAAGAGTTAGAGCAAGAGTTAAAACAACAGAGCTTAAACTTTTATAACTATGTAGATAAACTTCTTCAAGCAAAAGGTGTGCTCTATCATATGAACTACTATACTTCTGAGGATATTTTTGATGGCTTTATTAAAGATATAGATGAAAAGTATGTTTTTGACAATGGCAATGAGATGATATTTAAACTGCTACATGCCACCTACTATGGAGAGGGTCCCATCATTGCTCCAAAGAATCTTCATACCAATATTGCAGAGATTGCTATAAATGTTATCGAGAAAGAGAGTGATGAGACAATTATCTTTAGAGCAAAAGATTTAAAATCAGCGTCAACATTTGAGTCACAAAGCACATATGCATCTAGCGCATCTCTAAAGAGTTTTTCATTTCTTTTAAAAGAGCAGCAAAAGAAAAAATTAGGTGCATCTCTAGACGATTTCAAAGTAAATATTTCATCAAATGTTCAAGCAAGTGCTGGAGAATTTTACACAAAGATGTCACTCAAAGAGATGGAGATAAATACTAAAGATATACACAGCATCAAAGTGAGCGATATTAACTATGATATCTCCTTAGATGGTGTTGATAAAGACTCATTTGAAGAGTTTAGAGTTTTAACTTCACATGCAAATGTTACAAACTCACCAGATTATGAGCAAAAACTCCAAAAAATTGTTGTGAAACTGCTTTCAAAGGGTTTATCTTTGAGTATCCCTGACATGTCTATAAAAAAAGTTTTACTAGATAATAAAGAGTCTATAGATGGTTTTAATTTTATGGCGAGGATGACACTAAATGAGAACCCAAATCTGGAGCAAGACTTAAAGATGTCACCCAACAAGATACTTGAGAGTATAAATCTAGCATCAACCCTATCTCTCTCAAAAGTTCTTTTTACCTTTATAAACGAAAACGTACTATTGATGGGCTTAATAAGCCCATTTGCAAAAGAGGAAGAGGATAAGATGATTTTCAAAATCAAACTAAATGCTGGAGCCCTTAGCATTAACGACAGAGTGATAAACTAA
- a CDS encoding HAD family hydrolase, producing MIILFDLDGTLIDSTEAIVESFHHSFKTHNHPHPKDEQITALIGYPLDIMFAKLEVQQNRIWDFVDTYRENYRKISTQKTILLHNAREAVLQAREFATLGIVTTKTGRYSKVLMEHFELMHHFEVLIGREDVERPKPDAQPILKALEALAKNDEDVWMIGDTKLDLISAKSAKVNSIGVLSGYDAFDALKEHTNVIFSDVLEAVGYLKNK from the coding sequence TTGATAATATTATTTGATCTTGATGGAACGCTTATAGACTCAACCGAAGCTATAGTAGAGAGTTTTCATCACTCTTTTAAAACGCACAATCATCCACATCCAAAAGATGAGCAAATTACAGCACTTATAGGTTATCCGCTAGATATAATGTTTGCTAAATTAGAAGTACAGCAGAACCGCATTTGGGACTTTGTGGATACTTATAGAGAGAATTATAGAAAGATATCTACTCAAAAAACCATACTTTTGCATAACGCTAGAGAAGCAGTGCTTCAAGCAAGAGAGTTTGCAACTCTAGGTATAGTTACAACTAAAACAGGAAGATACTCTAAGGTTCTGATGGAGCATTTTGAGCTGATGCACCACTTTGAAGTACTCATAGGTCGTGAAGATGTAGAACGTCCAAAACCAGATGCCCAGCCTATCTTAAAAGCACTTGAAGCACTTGCGAAAAATGATGAAGATGTTTGGATGATAGGCGATACAAAGTTAGACCTCATAAGTGCAAAATCTGCAAAAGTAAACTCCATCGGCGTTTTGAGTGGCTATGATGCTTTTGACGCCCTAAAAGAGCATACAAATGTGATATTTAGTGATGTTTTAGAAGCAGTTGGGTATCTTAAAAATAAGTAA
- a CDS encoding peptide-binding protein, with translation MKFLLFIFLYINILASTLQLATSTNPSRLNPLLATDSSSSEIASFLFNGLVKFDKDATAIVGDLAEEFYFIDDTTLIFKLRKNVKWHDGESFSAKDVIFTYEILISPQVVSPYSSDFRFVKSVEMLDDFTIRVTYHEPYFKALEVWMMGILPEHILSGEENLMNSKFNTNPIGTGAYKLHQLEHSKNIILVAFDDYFEGRAKIDKISFSIIGDPMTRFLMLKSSALDVGSIEPMQFERQLSEDFFDKFNIYENISRSYTYLGFNLRLEKFQDARVREALSLAIDRQEIVDILFFSHAKVCTGPFLPKTKAFNPDVKAPKPDIQKAKKLLNEAGYDENNPFTFEIVTSNASAIRPYAAQIIQHQLKRAGVVVKLRVMEWQAFLNMVVFPNKFDSVLLGWGLSPTPDPYVFWHSDNDRKSGFNLAGYKNEKLDKMIEASQSMVDRDKLAKLWQEMFAIIVKDNPYLFLYIPNTITTVNKNIKNIEPAPSGIWHNYIEWEKN, from the coding sequence ATGAAATTTTTACTATTTATTTTTTTATATATAAACATCTTAGCATCAACTTTGCAATTAGCAACATCAACAAATCCATCAAGACTAAACCCACTCCTTGCAACGGATTCTAGTTCATCAGAGATAGCATCTTTTTTGTTTAATGGGCTTGTAAAGTTTGATAAAGATGCCACGGCTATAGTTGGGGATTTAGCCGAAGAGTTTTATTTTATTGATGACACTACGCTTATCTTTAAACTAAGAAAAAATGTAAAGTGGCACGATGGAGAGAGCTTTAGTGCAAAAGATGTTATCTTTACCTATGAAATCCTTATATCTCCACAAGTAGTATCTCCTTATAGCTCAGATTTTAGATTTGTAAAGAGTGTTGAGATGCTGGATGACTTTACGATTAGGGTAACTTATCATGAGCCCTACTTTAAAGCGTTGGAAGTGTGGATGATGGGGATACTTCCAGAACACATTTTAAGTGGTGAAGAAAACCTTATGAACTCAAAGTTCAACACCAATCCAATAGGCACAGGAGCATACAAGCTCCATCAACTAGAACACTCAAAAAACATTATACTTGTAGCCTTTGATGACTACTTTGAAGGAAGAGCGAAGATAGATAAGATCTCATTTAGCATTATAGGAGACCCAATGACACGCTTTTTGATGCTAAAGTCATCAGCTTTAGATGTGGGAAGTATAGAGCCTATGCAATTTGAGAGACAACTAAGCGAGGATTTTTTTGATAAGTTTAACATCTATGAAAATATTTCACGCTCCTATACTTATCTAGGGTTTAACTTAAGATTAGAGAAGTTTCAAGATGCAAGAGTTAGAGAGGCTCTCTCACTTGCCATCGATAGACAAGAGATAGTAGATATCTTGTTTTTTAGTCACGCTAAGGTTTGCACAGGTCCATTTTTGCCAAAGACCAAAGCTTTTAATCCAGATGTAAAAGCACCAAAGCCAGATATACAAAAAGCAAAAAAATTACTAAATGAAGCTGGATATGATGAAAATAATCCTTTTACATTTGAAATAGTCACATCAAATGCAAGTGCTATCAGACCATACGCAGCACAGATAATTCAACACCAACTAAAAAGAGCTGGAGTAGTAGTAAAACTTAGAGTGATGGAGTGGCAAGCCTTTTTAAACATGGTAGTATTTCCAAATAAATTTGATAGTGTCCTTTTAGGTTGGGGTTTATCTCCTACTCCTGATCCATATGTTTTTTGGCATAGTGATAATGATAGAAAAAGTGGCTTCAATCTAGCAGGATATAAAAATGAAAAACTTGATAAAATGATAGAAGCTTCACAAAGCATGGTAGATAGAGACAAATTAGCGAAGCTTTGGCAGGAGATGTTTGCCATAATAGTAAAAGACAATCCTTACCTGTTTTTGTACATACCAAATACTATAACCACAGTAAACAAAAATATAAAAAATATTGAGCCTGCTCCAAGTGGCATTTGGCACAACTATATAGAATGGGAGAAAAATTGA
- a CDS encoding 2-oxoacid:ferredoxin oxidoreductase subunit alpha, with amino-acid sequence MAFDKMELRDIEVWDGNFAAAQALRQCQIDVVAAYPITPSTPIVEGYAKFLADNYIEGEFVMVESEHAAMSGCIGAAAAGGRVATATSSQGFALMVETLYQASGMRLPIVLNVVNRALASPLNVNGDHSDMYLGRDSGWIQIDAYCPQDAYDLNFIAFRVSEDHDIRLPAMVHQDGFMTSHTAQGVTTISDDAAYNFVGDYKPMNDMLDFEHPVTHGVQTEEDWHFEHKARQHNDLMTKVLPKIEEVFKDFEKLSGRRYNIVEEYETKDADVCVVCLGSSVETAREVAGEMREKGIKAGVVGIRVIRPFPFAQIRDALKDIKAIAALDRSSPNGAPGMLFNEIAGSLFNTDTKALLSGYVYGLGGRDLTKAQLVDLFTELQANVDAGKVTTPLQQFIGVRGPKLSYL; translated from the coding sequence ATGGCATTTGATAAAATGGAATTAAGAGATATCGAAGTATGGGATGGTAACTTTGCTGCTGCTCAAGCTTTAAGACAGTGTCAAATCGATGTGGTTGCAGCTTATCCAATTACTCCATCGACTCCAATCGTTGAAGGTTATGCAAAGTTTCTAGCAGACAACTATATAGAGGGTGAGTTTGTTATGGTTGAGTCTGAACATGCCGCAATGTCTGGCTGTATTGGCGCTGCTGCTGCTGGTGGTCGTGTGGCAACTGCTACATCTTCACAGGGTTTTGCTCTGATGGTTGAGACACTTTACCAAGCATCTGGCATGCGTCTTCCAATAGTTCTAAATGTAGTAAACCGTGCACTGGCTTCTCCGCTAAATGTAAATGGTGATCACTCTGATATGTACCTAGGTCGTGATAGCGGTTGGATTCAAATTGATGCTTATTGTCCTCAAGACGCTTATGACTTAAATTTTATAGCGTTTAGGGTTAGTGAAGACCACGATATAAGACTTCCTGCTATGGTTCATCAAGATGGATTTATGACTTCTCACACTGCTCAAGGCGTTACAACAATAAGTGATGACGCTGCTTACAACTTTGTTGGTGATTATAAACCAATGAATGATATGCTTGACTTTGAGCATCCTGTAACTCATGGCGTTCAAACAGAAGAAGACTGGCATTTTGAGCATAAAGCTCGCCAACATAACGACCTTATGACAAAAGTTTTACCAAAAATTGAAGAAGTATTTAAAGACTTTGAAAAACTATCAGGTCGCAGATACAACATCGTAGAAGAGTACGAAACAAAAGATGCAGATGTATGTGTAGTATGTCTTGGCTCTTCAGTTGAGACTGCTCGTGAAGTTGCAGGTGAAATGAGAGAAAAAGGCATAAAAGCTGGTGTTGTTGGCATCCGCGTTATAAGACCATTTCCTTTTGCACAAATAAGAGATGCACTAAAAGATATAAAAGCTATAGCTGCACTTGATAGATCATCTCCAAACGGTGCACCTGGAATGCTATTTAATGAAATTGCAGGCTCACTATTTAATACTGACACAAAAGCACTCCTCTCAGGATATGTTTATGGTTTAGGTGGTCGTGATTTAACTAAGGCACAATTAGTAGATCTCTTCACAGAGCTTCAGGCAAATGTTGATGCTGGT
- a CDS encoding 4Fe-4S dicluster-binding protein has translation MAKKGWDEFEIGAMLRSFDGKIDDIAGTRQEDRDYSENSSYTASVADWRLIKPIFNKDYCIDCQFCWVYCPDVSIISRDKKMIGIDMDHCKGCGICVEVCPTNPKSLLMFPEQADEEAEIASWPTKDEEK, from the coding sequence ATGGCAAAAAAAGGATGGGATGAATTTGAAATAGGGGCTATGCTTCGCTCATTTGATGGCAAGATTGACGATATTGCTGGAACAAGACAAGAAGATCGTGACTATTCAGAAAATAGCTCTTATACTGCTAGTGTTGCTGATTGGAGACTTATTAAGCCAATATTTAACAAAGATTACTGTATCGATTGTCAATTTTGCTGGGTTTACTGTCCAGATGTCTCAATAATTTCAAGAGATAAAAAAATGATAGGAATAGATATGGATCACTGTAAGGGCTGTGGAATCTGTGTTGAGGTTTGTCCGACAAACCCTAAATCACTACTAATGTTCCCAGAACAAGCAGATGAAGAGGCAGAGATAGCATCATGGCCTACAAAAGATGAGGAGAAATAG
- a CDS encoding pyruvate flavodoxin oxidoreductase subunit gamma, whose protein sequence is MLEIRWHSRAGQGAVTGAKGLADVISTTGKHVQAFAFYGSAKRGAAMTAYNRVDDKMIMNHEKYMKPDFVFVIDPALTFTTDVTINHKDNTKYIITTHLSKEELVAAQPKLEGKEVYTVDCITIANETIGRPIPNTPMLGAFMKVSEMYEIEFFKDSMKRILDKLPQKIVDANMVAIQRAYDEVK, encoded by the coding sequence ATGCTAGAAATTAGATGGCATAGTCGTGCTGGACAAGGCGCTGTAACGGGGGCAAAAGGTTTAGCAGATGTTATATCTACAACTGGTAAACATGTACAAGCTTTTGCATTTTATGGATCTGCAAAGCGTGGGGCAGCGATGACAGCTTATAATCGTGTTGATGATAAGATGATTATGAATCATGAAAAGTACATGAAACCAGACTTTGTATTTGTTATTGATCCCGCACTGACATTTACAACTGATGTTACTATAAATCATAAAGATAATACAAAATACATAATAACTACCCATCTAAGTAAAGAGGAGCTCGTAGCAGCTCAGCCTAAGTTGGAAGGTAAGGAAGTTTATACTGTTGATTGTATAACTATTGCAAATGAAACTATTGGTCGTCCTATCCCAAATACGCCAATGTTAGGTGCATTTATGAAAGTATCAGAGATGTATGAAATAGAATTTTTTAAAGATAGCATGAAAAGAATTCTTGACAAACTACCACAAAAGATCGTTGATGCAAATATGGTTGCAATTCAGCGTGCTTATGATGAAGTGAAATAA